A window of Ardenticatena maritima contains these coding sequences:
- the zwf gene encoding glucose-6-phosphate dehydrogenase gives MSVPATEFISRRPDPAAIVIFGASGDLTRRKLMPALYALYTHGLLPQRFAILGFSRRDWSDDDFRTTMRDAVAEFGRVPLDTTQWDEFAARLFYLDAQGYDHLEDYQRLRDRLNTLDETEGTDGNRLFYAATPPQAFVPIVESLGAVGLNQPPREGAWVRLVIEKPFGTDLASARALNARIQHVFDESQIYRIDHYLGKEAVQNLLAFRFANSLFEPIWNRNHIEQVQITVAESIGVENRAGYYDRVGALRDMVQNHLMQLVTLIAMEPPASFDAEAVRNEKVKVLRAIRPFDENAIRTRIVRGQYGPGVVNEKPVRGYREEEGVAPDSTTETYVALQLEIENWRWAGIPFYLRTGKRLPRKVSEIAVIFRRPPLLIFDDQRRRKMEQNVLYLQIQPHEGLSLSVNIKIPGATMRLEPVMMDFCYHGSFEFAIPEAYERLLLDAWLGDATLFIRADETEASWALFTPVLEAWQRMPPPDFPNYAAGTWGPPEADELLARNGHAWKLMLL, from the coding sequence ATGAGCGTGCCAGCCACGGAATTCATCAGCCGCCGCCCCGACCCCGCCGCAATCGTCATCTTTGGCGCGTCGGGCGACCTGACACGCCGCAAACTCATGCCCGCGCTGTATGCGCTCTACACACACGGGCTTTTGCCCCAACGTTTCGCCATCCTCGGCTTTTCGCGCCGCGATTGGAGCGATGATGATTTTCGCACCACCATGCGCGACGCCGTAGCCGAGTTTGGGCGTGTCCCGCTCGACACCACGCAATGGGATGAATTCGCCGCGCGGCTCTTCTACCTGGACGCGCAAGGGTACGACCACCTGGAAGATTACCAACGCCTGCGCGACCGCCTCAACACGCTTGATGAAACAGAGGGCACCGACGGCAACCGCCTCTTCTACGCCGCAACCCCGCCGCAAGCCTTTGTGCCCATCGTCGAATCGCTGGGTGCGGTAGGGTTGAACCAGCCGCCGCGCGAAGGGGCGTGGGTGCGCCTTGTCATCGAAAAACCCTTCGGCACCGACCTCGCCAGCGCCCGCGCCCTCAACGCCCGCATTCAGCACGTCTTTGACGAATCGCAGATTTACCGCATTGACCACTACCTGGGCAAAGAAGCCGTCCAGAACCTGCTGGCGTTCCGGTTCGCCAACAGCCTGTTTGAACCCATCTGGAACCGCAACCACATCGAACAGGTGCAAATCACCGTCGCCGAGTCCATCGGCGTTGAAAACCGTGCCGGCTACTACGACCGCGTGGGCGCCTTGCGCGACATGGTGCAAAACCACCTCATGCAACTGGTCACGTTGATTGCCATGGAGCCCCCCGCCTCATTCGACGCCGAAGCCGTGCGCAACGAGAAAGTCAAAGTCCTGCGCGCCATTCGCCCATTCGATGAAAACGCCATCCGCACGCGGATTGTGCGCGGGCAGTATGGTCCCGGTGTGGTGAACGAAAAGCCGGTGCGCGGCTACCGCGAAGAAGAAGGCGTCGCGCCCGACAGCACCACGGAGACCTACGTTGCGCTCCAACTTGAAATTGAAAACTGGCGTTGGGCGGGCATTCCGTTCTACCTGCGCACCGGCAAACGCCTCCCGCGCAAAGTCTCCGAAATCGCCGTCATCTTTCGCCGCCCGCCGTTGCTCATTTTCGACGACCAGCGCCGCCGCAAAATGGAACAAAACGTGCTCTATCTCCAAATCCAGCCCCACGAAGGGCTTTCGCTCAGCGTCAACATCAAAATTCCCGGCGCCACCATGCGGCTGGAACCGGTGATGATGGACTTCTGCTACCACGGCAGTTTTGAATTCGCCATTCCCGAAGCCTACGAACGCCTGCTCCTGGACGCCTGGCTGGGCGACGCCACGCTTTTCATCCGCGCCGATGAAACCGAAGCGTCGTGGGCGCTCTTCACACCGGTGCTGGAAGCGTGGCAACGCATGCCCCCGCCCGACTTCCCGAACTACGCCGCAGGCACATGGGGACCGCCTGAAGCGGATGAATTGCTGGCGCGCAACGGCCACGCGTGGAAACTGATGCTCTTGTGA
- a CDS encoding NHL repeat-containing protein: protein MSRIFDLETVELSIIEGDRRSTPPEMGRLDIDEETTLFVLVELSAPVELWDDVSALLVQTAVQGFSLAKGGETRALQKAAEDANRALVYENEDLPPEDRMWAGLNMALVKGDTLYLAQSGPALTYVARGAKTTHFPKTTDPDRVNDADRETLRPLGEQRRVQVRFARFHLQPGDVFVLSASHLPSLIEHETVREILQQTDAYDIADDIADMVGENDYSALIVQVQPRTEPTPSTSTRTPTPRQHTPAPEPTPATTVVEEPTPAATRQTTTHAHRAATAMPKPRPRPRPNLDDNADAPPTRDHAPLLPRPTHGLLERLLAQVDTWGRRTIHLADVARTEAFATERVARLFYLFGAFLLMLLALILHALEWLLALYASLVPPLWQRLVPILDAAALALLDGMGWLWYQITSTARNVLPGVKPAPPRQRRSTTQPPDHQGRHFYPIASVVVPILLIMAAVLLFWRSGAVNSQAWQEILTAADTQIALAEQLDLAGDREGAQQAILQARVALDEAADMRPDAKEVALLEARLAQIEGRVLRIVHVEPQALATFGASVVPGELVVRGSAVYVLDRAEGRIWWFDATQPPTEPLDRLSPVLAPNGTTVRQPLRLMTWMPTGGTRTTEALLALGGAELYEYLPSGLVRFVPSYIPAEAEIVSLGHYQGNLYLLDSTARQVWKYVPDNVGTYTTPPTEWVQPDAQAELTAPVDFAIDGDIYFLEADGGVVKMTAGQVRPFTLEPVSPPIEAPVALFTDELAPDRPMFYLYIATQDRVLVFDKQGALFAQYTNAADWGAITDVAADETSGLIYVLTTRGVYAFPLRAP from the coding sequence ATGAGTCGCATTTTCGACCTGGAAACTGTCGAACTGAGCATCATCGAGGGCGACCGTCGTTCCACACCGCCCGAAATGGGGCGTCTCGACATTGACGAAGAGACGACGCTCTTTGTCCTTGTCGAACTTTCCGCCCCCGTGGAACTGTGGGACGACGTTTCCGCCTTGCTTGTGCAAACAGCGGTGCAAGGCTTCTCGCTGGCAAAAGGGGGCGAAACCCGCGCCCTGCAAAAAGCCGCCGAAGACGCAAACCGCGCCCTCGTGTACGAAAACGAAGACCTTCCCCCCGAAGACCGCATGTGGGCGGGCTTGAACATGGCGCTCGTCAAAGGTGATACCCTCTACCTCGCCCAATCTGGTCCGGCGCTGACTTACGTCGCCCGCGGTGCCAAAACAACGCACTTCCCCAAAACCACCGACCCGGACCGCGTCAACGACGCCGACCGCGAGACATTGCGCCCACTGGGAGAACAACGCCGCGTGCAAGTGCGCTTTGCCCGTTTCCACCTGCAACCCGGCGACGTTTTCGTGCTGAGCGCCTCGCACTTGCCTTCACTCATCGAACACGAAACCGTCCGCGAGATTCTGCAACAAACCGACGCCTACGACATCGCCGATGACATCGCCGACATGGTGGGCGAAAACGACTACTCGGCGCTCATCGTGCAGGTGCAGCCCCGCACGGAACCGACGCCGTCCACATCAACGCGGACGCCCACGCCGCGCCAGCACACACCGGCGCCAGAGCCAACGCCCGCCACCACCGTGGTCGAAGAACCAACGCCCGCCGCCACGCGCCAAACCACCACGCACGCCCACCGCGCGGCAACCGCCATGCCCAAACCGCGCCCACGTCCACGCCCCAACCTGGACGACAACGCCGACGCGCCCCCCACACGCGACCACGCGCCGCTGCTTCCGCGCCCCACCCACGGCTTGCTTGAACGCCTGCTGGCGCAGGTGGACACCTGGGGGCGGCGCACCATCCACCTGGCGGACGTTGCCCGCACCGAAGCCTTTGCCACCGAGCGTGTGGCGCGCCTTTTCTACCTGTTTGGGGCGTTTCTGCTCATGTTGCTGGCGCTCATCCTGCACGCGCTCGAATGGCTGCTGGCGCTCTACGCCTCTCTCGTGCCGCCACTTTGGCAGCGTCTCGTGCCCATTCTGGACGCCGCGGCGCTCGCCCTGCTCGACGGCATGGGCTGGCTCTGGTATCAAATCACCAGCACCGCCCGCAATGTCTTGCCGGGCGTCAAACCCGCCCCGCCCCGCCAACGCCGTTCAACCACCCAACCACCCGACCACCAAGGGCGACACTTCTACCCCATCGCCTCGGTCGTGGTGCCCATTCTGCTCATCATGGCGGCGGTGCTCTTGTTCTGGCGCAGTGGGGCGGTCAACTCGCAAGCCTGGCAAGAAATCCTGACCGCCGCCGACACGCAAATCGCGCTCGCCGAACAACTCGACCTGGCGGGCGACCGTGAAGGCGCACAACAAGCCATCTTGCAAGCCCGCGTGGCGTTGGACGAAGCCGCCGACATGCGCCCCGACGCCAAAGAAGTCGCCCTGCTGGAAGCCCGCCTTGCGCAAATTGAAGGGCGTGTCTTGCGGATTGTGCATGTCGAACCGCAAGCCTTGGCGACCTTTGGCGCGTCGGTTGTCCCCGGCGAGTTGGTGGTACGTGGTTCGGCGGTCTACGTCCTCGACCGTGCCGAAGGGCGCATCTGGTGGTTTGACGCCACCCAACCGCCCACCGAACCGCTCGACCGCCTCTCCCCCGTGCTCGCGCCTAACGGCACAACCGTGCGCCAGCCCCTGCGCCTGATGACCTGGATGCCGACGGGCGGCACACGCACCACCGAAGCCTTGCTGGCGCTGGGCGGAGCCGAACTGTACGAATACCTGCCCTCCGGGCTGGTGCGCTTCGTGCCCTCCTACATCCCGGCGGAAGCCGAGATTGTCTCGCTGGGGCACTACCAGGGCAACCTCTACTTGCTGGACAGCACCGCGCGGCAAGTCTGGAAATACGTTCCCGACAACGTCGGGACGTACACCACGCCCCCCACCGAATGGGTGCAACCCGACGCCCAAGCGGAGTTGACCGCGCCCGTGGACTTCGCCATTGACGGCGACATCTACTTCCTCGAAGCCGACGGCGGCGTCGTCAAAATGACGGCGGGGCAGGTACGCCCCTTCACGCTGGAACCCGTTTCGCCTCCCATCGAAGCGCCTGTGGCGCTCTTCACCGATGAACTCGCGCCCGACCGCCCCATGTTCTACCTCTACATCGCCACACAAGACCGCGTGCTGGTTTTCGACAAGCAAGGCGCGCTCTTTGCCCAATACACCAACGCCGCCGACTGGGGCGCCATCACCGACGTTGCCGCCGACGAAACCAGCGGGCTCATCTATGTGCTCACCACGCGCGGCGTCTATGCGTTCCCACTCCGCGCCCCCTAA
- a CDS encoding metallophosphoesterase family protein has product MPRILHFSDLHIGTENYGRINPETGLSTRLEDFLRAFDFVVDYALENDVDLVLFTGDAFKNRDPSPTHQREFARRIRRLIEADKPVFLLVGNHDMPNSPTRAHSLDIYATLGLDRVHVGDRPNIHRINTAHGPVQVAALPWLTRSRFLAKEETQGLSPEEIDHLIRDRLEQLVYKLAERINPDEPAILAAHLTVEGAEWGAERSVMLGSDLTIPKSVLAQEVFDYIALGHIHKHQVVSHRPLMVYAGSIERIDFGERNDPKGFVVVDIERGKPPAWQFVETPTRRLYEITLDVRAEPDPMHAIQSALETHDIADAIVKVVIHCTPEQASLLTEREIRTWLSDAAHIAALRFETERPNRLRLGDAATIADLDPRDALRRYFEAQKYPRDESERLLHYAEELFQEEEA; this is encoded by the coding sequence GTGCCGCGTATTCTGCACTTTTCCGACTTGCACATTGGGACTGAAAACTACGGACGCATCAACCCTGAAACGGGTTTGAGCACGCGCCTGGAAGATTTTTTGCGGGCGTTCGACTTTGTGGTGGACTATGCGCTTGAAAACGACGTTGACCTGGTGCTCTTCACGGGCGACGCCTTCAAGAACCGCGACCCATCGCCCACCCACCAGCGCGAATTTGCCCGCCGTATCCGCCGCCTCATCGAAGCCGACAAACCCGTCTTCTTGCTGGTGGGCAACCACGACATGCCAAACTCACCCACGCGCGCCCACAGTCTGGACATCTACGCCACACTCGGGCTCGACCGCGTCCACGTCGGCGACCGCCCGAACATTCACCGCATCAATACTGCCCACGGTCCCGTGCAGGTGGCGGCGCTCCCCTGGCTGACGCGCAGTCGTTTTCTCGCCAAAGAAGAGACGCAGGGGCTCAGCCCCGAAGAAATTGACCACCTCATCCGCGACCGCCTGGAACAGTTGGTGTACAAACTCGCCGAGCGCATCAATCCCGACGAGCCCGCCATCCTCGCCGCCCACCTGACTGTCGAAGGCGCGGAGTGGGGCGCGGAACGCAGCGTCATGCTGGGGAGCGACCTCACCATCCCCAAATCGGTGCTCGCGCAAGAGGTGTTCGACTACATCGCCCTGGGGCACATTCACAAGCACCAGGTCGTCTCGCATCGTCCGCTCATGGTGTATGCGGGCAGTATCGAACGCATTGACTTCGGCGAGCGCAACGATCCCAAAGGCTTCGTCGTGGTGGACATCGAACGCGGCAAGCCGCCCGCCTGGCAATTCGTCGAAACACCCACCCGCCGCCTCTACGAAATCACGCTGGACGTGCGCGCCGAACCCGACCCCATGCACGCCATCCAATCGGCGCTGGAAACCCACGACATCGCCGACGCAATCGTCAAAGTGGTCATCCACTGCACGCCCGAACAAGCCAGCCTGCTCACCGAACGCGAAATCCGCACCTGGCTGAGCGACGCCGCCCACATCGCCGCCCTGCGCTTTGAAACCGAACGCCCCAACCGCCTGCGGTTGGGCGACGCCGCGACCATCGCCGACCTGGACCCGCGCGACGCCTTGCGACGCTACTTTGAAGCCCAAAAATACCCGCGCGATGAGAGCGAGCGACTGCTCCACTACGCCGAAGAACTGTTCCAAGAGGAAGAAGCCTGA
- a CDS encoding 4-coumarate--CoA ligase family protein has product MIYRSPYPDVQIPEMPLTPFVLRKAQELATKPALIDGPTGRTLTYGQLAGAIRLVASSLHKRGFGKGDVFAIYSPNLPEYAIAFHAVASLGGIVTTANPLYTAAELAHQLKDANAKYLLTIPLFLENAKEAAAEAGIEEIFVFGEAEGATPFASLLQGDGVVPEVEINPREDVVALPYSSGTTGLPKGVMLTHYNLVSNICQTEGIEVIRDTDVLVGVLPFYHIYGMMVILNASLYHGATVVTMPRFDLEMFLELIQKYKISRMHLVPPILLALAKHPMVDKYDLSSVRMIISGAAPLGEELATAVRERLGCLVKQGYGMTETSPVTHVNPDDPDKIKVASVGPLVPNTEARIVDPATGQDLGPNERGELWVRGPQVMKGYLNRPDATTQTIDSEGWLHTGDVAYVDEDGYFYVVDRVKELIKYKGYQVAPAELEAVLLSHPAVADAAVIPVPDEEAGEIPKAFIVKKADVTAEEIMAYVAKHVAPYKKVREVEFVESIPKSPSGKILRRVLVEQERMKREQ; this is encoded by the coding sequence ATGATTTACCGAAGCCCGTACCCGGATGTTCAAATCCCCGAAATGCCTTTGACCCCCTTTGTGTTGCGCAAGGCGCAAGAATTGGCGACCAAACCGGCGCTGATTGACGGTCCCACCGGGCGCACACTCACCTACGGGCAACTGGCGGGCGCGATTCGTTTGGTGGCATCCAGTTTGCACAAGCGTGGTTTTGGCAAAGGCGATGTCTTCGCCATTTACAGCCCCAACCTGCCTGAATATGCCATTGCGTTCCACGCTGTGGCGTCGTTGGGGGGGATTGTCACCACGGCAAACCCACTCTACACGGCGGCGGAGTTGGCGCACCAGTTGAAAGACGCCAATGCGAAGTATTTGCTCACCATTCCTCTCTTCCTCGAAAACGCCAAAGAAGCGGCGGCGGAAGCCGGCATTGAGGAAATTTTTGTGTTTGGCGAAGCCGAAGGGGCGACTCCGTTTGCCAGTTTGTTGCAAGGTGATGGCGTGGTGCCCGAGGTGGAGATCAACCCGCGCGAAGATGTGGTGGCGCTTCCCTATTCCAGCGGGACAACGGGCTTGCCCAAGGGCGTGATGCTGACGCATTACAACCTTGTCTCCAACATTTGCCAGACCGAGGGGATTGAGGTTATTCGCGATACGGATGTGTTGGTTGGGGTGTTGCCTTTCTACCACATTTACGGGATGATGGTCATTTTGAACGCTAGCCTCTATCACGGCGCGACCGTGGTGACCATGCCGCGCTTCGATTTGGAGATGTTCCTCGAACTCATTCAGAAGTACAAGATTTCGCGCATGCACCTGGTGCCGCCTATTTTGCTGGCGCTCGCCAAACACCCGATGGTGGACAAGTACGACCTTTCATCGGTGCGCATGATTATTTCGGGTGCGGCGCCGCTAGGTGAAGAATTGGCGACGGCAGTGCGCGAACGCCTGGGGTGCCTGGTCAAACAAGGGTACGGGATGACTGAAACCAGCCCCGTGACGCACGTCAACCCCGATGATCCCGACAAAATCAAGGTGGCGTCGGTGGGGCCGCTGGTGCCGAACACAGAAGCCCGCATTGTTGACCCGGCTACGGGGCAAGATTTGGGTCCCAACGAGCGGGGTGAACTCTGGGTGCGTGGTCCGCAGGTGATGAAGGGCTACTTGAACCGCCCGGATGCGACGACGCAGACGATTGACAGTGAAGGGTGGTTGCACACGGGCGATGTGGCGTATGTGGATGAGGATGGTTACTTCTACGTGGTGGACCGCGTGAAGGAACTCATCAAGTACAAAGGCTACCAGGTAGCGCCGGCTGAACTCGAAGCGGTGTTGCTCTCGCACCCGGCTGTGGCGGACGCCGCTGTGATTCCCGTGCCGGATGAAGAAGCGGGTGAGATTCCCAAGGCGTTCATTGTGAAGAAAGCGGACGTGACCGCTGAGGAAATCATGGCGTATGTCGCCAAGCACGTTGCACCCTACAAGAAGGTGCGCGAAGTCGAATTTGTGGAGAGCATTCCCAAGTCGCCTTCGGGGAAGATTTTGCGGCGTGTGCTGGTTGAACAGGAGCGCATGAAGCGCGAACAGTAG
- the pgl gene encoding 6-phosphogluconolactonase — translation MGTQQILVADNWTTTAAQTIVRLLTDAIAARGVCSLALAGGSTPREVYRLLATPTWRDRLDWSRVHVFWGDERTVPPDHPDSNYRMAHEALLAHVPIPPENIHRMAGEQPPDVAAAAYAEELRAHFGLPFGAWPRFDLILLGMGDDGHTASLFPHTDALCDWEHLTHALFVPKLNTWRLTLTVPTINHARHVLFLVRGAPKAATVARVLEGVFAPKTFPAMLIHPRDGTLTWLLDRDAAHQLTHTQPEYVE, via the coding sequence ATGGGGACACAACAAATCCTGGTCGCCGACAACTGGACCACAACCGCCGCCCAAACCATCGTGCGCCTGCTCACCGACGCCATAGCCGCTCGCGGCGTCTGTTCGCTGGCGTTGGCGGGCGGCTCCACACCGCGCGAAGTCTACCGCCTGCTCGCCACCCCCACCTGGCGCGACCGTCTCGACTGGTCGCGCGTGCATGTTTTTTGGGGCGATGAGCGCACCGTTCCACCCGACCACCCCGACAGCAACTACCGCATGGCGCACGAAGCCCTGCTGGCGCACGTGCCCATCCCGCCCGAAAACATCCACCGCATGGCGGGCGAGCAGCCCCCGGACGTTGCCGCCGCCGCCTACGCCGAAGAGTTGCGCGCCCACTTCGGGCTTCCATTCGGCGCATGGCCCCGCTTCGACCTCATCTTGCTCGGCATGGGCGATGACGGGCACACCGCCTCACTCTTCCCACACACCGACGCCCTCTGTGATTGGGAACATCTGACGCACGCGCTCTTTGTCCCGAAACTGAACACCTGGCGGCTCACGCTCACCGTCCCCACCATCAACCACGCCCGCCATGTGCTCTTTCTCGTGCGGGGCGCACCCAAAGCCGCCACCGTCGCCCGCGTGCTGGAAGGCGTGTTTGCGCCCAAAACCTTTCCCGCTATGCTCATCCACCCGCGCGACGGCACCCTGACCTGGCTCCTCGACCGGGATGCCGCGCACCAACTCACGCACACACAACCTGAATACGTGGAGTGA